Proteins co-encoded in one Kutzneria chonburiensis genomic window:
- a CDS encoding LLM class flavin-dependent oxidoreductase encodes MLHLNAFLMGVGHHEAAWRHPRTDPSLVNDVRHFQNLATIAERGAFDSVFLADGVQIWGDVQHTAAGKFEPITLLTAMAAATTHVGLIATASTSYTEPYNLARLFSSLDHISGGRAGWNIVTSAGDRAAQNFNRDAVADHAERYERADEFLDVVTALWDSWDDDALVVDPASGVFADPDKVHEINHRGRFYQVRGPLNAVRSPQGRPLLVQAGSSEDGKAFAARHAEAVFTAQQTFEEGQAFYRDLKSRLAANDRLPDELKVLPGIVPVLGSTEAEARRLSDELDELIVPVRAVRQLSELIGVDLNDHPLDAPLPPLPPVTHINGAKSRFELVRDLAERDKLTLRQLIGRLGGGRGHQVIAGTPVQIADHIQRWHEGGAADGFNVMPPLLPSGLEEFVDHVIPELRRRGLFRTGYSADTLRGHYGLARPVGRFERISR; translated from the coding sequence ATGTTGCACCTCAACGCATTCCTGATGGGCGTAGGACATCACGAAGCCGCGTGGCGGCACCCGAGAACCGACCCCTCGCTCGTCAATGACGTGCGACATTTCCAGAACCTGGCCACAATCGCCGAAAGGGGCGCATTCGACTCCGTGTTCCTGGCCGACGGTGTGCAGATCTGGGGCGACGTCCAGCACACCGCCGCCGGCAAGTTCGAGCCGATCACGCTGCTCACCGCGATGGCCGCGGCGACCACGCACGTCGGCCTCATCGCCACCGCCTCGACCAGCTACACCGAGCCGTACAACCTGGCCCGGCTGTTCTCCTCGCTCGACCACATCAGCGGCGGCCGCGCCGGCTGGAACATCGTCACCTCGGCCGGCGACCGGGCCGCGCAGAACTTCAACCGGGACGCCGTCGCCGATCACGCCGAGCGCTACGAGCGGGCCGACGAGTTCCTGGACGTGGTCACCGCGCTGTGGGACAGCTGGGACGACGACGCGCTGGTCGTCGACCCGGCCAGCGGCGTGTTCGCCGACCCGGACAAGGTGCACGAGATCAACCATCGCGGCCGGTTCTACCAGGTCAGAGGCCCGCTGAACGCGGTGCGCAGCCCGCAGGGGCGACCGCTGCTGGTGCAGGCCGGCTCGTCGGAGGACGGCAAGGCGTTCGCCGCCCGGCACGCCGAGGCGGTGTTCACCGCGCAGCAGACCTTCGAGGAGGGGCAGGCCTTCTACCGGGACCTGAAGTCGCGGCTCGCGGCCAACGACCGGCTGCCCGACGAGCTCAAGGTGCTGCCCGGCATCGTGCCGGTGCTCGGGTCGACCGAGGCCGAGGCGCGGCGGCTGTCCGACGAGCTGGACGAGCTGATCGTGCCGGTCCGCGCGGTGCGGCAGCTGTCCGAGCTGATCGGCGTCGACCTCAACGACCACCCGCTGGACGCGCCGCTGCCGCCCCTGCCGCCGGTCACGCACATCAACGGCGCGAAGAGCCGGTTCGAGCTGGTCCGAGACCTGGCCGAGCGGGACAAGTTGACGTTGCGGCAACTCATCGGCCGGCTCGGCGGCGGCCGTGGACACCAGGTCATCGCCGGCACGCCCGTGCAGATCGCCGACCACATTCAGCGCTGGCACGAGGGTGGCGCCGCCGACGGATTCAACGTGATGCCGCCGCTGTTGCCGTCCGGGCTGGAGGAATTCGTCGACCACGTCATTCCGGAACTGCGCAGGCGCGGTTTGTTCCGTACCGGTTACAGTGCCGACACATTGCGCGGCCACTACGGTCTCGCCCGGCCGGTCGGCCGTTTCGAACGGATTTCCCGATGA
- a CDS encoding ABC transporter substrate-binding protein codes for MKRRAFLALAGAAAVSTACGTASGSGSGTKTLRYQGSAGAVTLPELAADLGYLGDVTLDWVGNTISGPQDIQSAATGQTDFGGAFNGAVVKLAAAGAPIKAVVGYYGSDDRAYNGFYVQENSPIRSAADLAGKKIGMNTLGAHSEAMLDIYLQRAGVDPKKTEPLVVPPVNTEQSLRQSQIDVAVLGGILRDKALQTGGIRKLFTDFELLGPFTAGTYVFTDRFIKQNPDTVRTFVTGVGKAIEWSRSTPTAQVVDRMTRIVAKRKRNEDGSALKFWKSWGVAEKGGRVSEHELSMWVDWLAGRGELANKKVDISSLYTNEFNGVGP; via the coding sequence ATGAAGCGAAGAGCATTTCTCGCGTTGGCCGGCGCGGCCGCGGTCAGCACGGCCTGCGGCACCGCCAGCGGCAGCGGCAGCGGCACGAAGACGCTGCGCTACCAGGGCAGCGCCGGCGCGGTCACGCTGCCCGAGCTCGCCGCCGACCTGGGCTACCTGGGCGACGTCACGCTGGACTGGGTCGGCAACACGATCAGCGGACCGCAGGACATCCAGTCCGCCGCCACCGGCCAGACCGACTTCGGCGGCGCGTTCAACGGGGCCGTGGTCAAACTGGCCGCGGCCGGCGCGCCGATCAAGGCGGTGGTCGGCTACTACGGCTCCGACGACCGTGCCTACAACGGCTTCTACGTCCAGGAGAACAGTCCGATCCGGTCGGCCGCCGACCTGGCCGGCAAGAAGATCGGCATGAACACGCTGGGCGCGCACAGCGAGGCCATGCTGGACATCTACCTGCAACGGGCCGGCGTGGACCCGAAGAAGACCGAGCCGCTGGTGGTGCCGCCGGTCAACACCGAGCAGTCGTTGCGGCAGAGCCAGATCGACGTCGCCGTGCTCGGCGGCATCCTGCGGGACAAGGCCTTGCAGACCGGCGGCATCCGCAAGCTGTTCACCGACTTCGAGCTCCTCGGCCCGTTCACCGCCGGCACCTACGTCTTCACCGACCGCTTCATCAAGCAGAACCCGGACACCGTGCGGACCTTCGTCACCGGTGTCGGCAAGGCCATCGAGTGGAGCCGCAGCACGCCGACCGCGCAGGTCGTGGACCGGATGACGCGGATCGTGGCCAAGCGCAAGCGCAACGAGGACGGGTCGGCGCTGAAGTTCTGGAAGTCGTGGGGTGTGGCCGAGAAGGGTGGCCGGGTGTCCGAGCACGAGCTGTCCATGTGGGTGGACTGGCTGGCCGGGCGCGGCGAGCTGGCGAACAAAAAGGTGGACATATCGTCCTTGTACACCAACGAGTTCAACGGGGTGGGGCCGTGA
- a CDS encoding ABC transporter ATP-binding protein: MISLRGVTKDFGDFTALDGVDLDVAAGEFVVLVGPSGCGKSTLLDLLAGLTTPTSGQLLLHGKPIDGPGLDRGVVFQQYALLPWRTALGNVEFGLEATGVPRRQRVALAREFLDLVGLNGFEDRHPHELSGGMRQRVAIARSLAYDPEVLLMDEPFAALDAQTRESLQDELLRIWQRTGKTIVFITHGIDEAVYLGQTVAVLTSRPGRVKRTVRIDLGNRSEVRDLRSSTEFGRYRHEIWELLHDEVARAQRLEVAR; the protein is encoded by the coding sequence GTGATCAGCCTGCGCGGCGTGACCAAGGACTTCGGCGACTTCACCGCGCTGGACGGCGTCGACCTGGACGTGGCGGCCGGCGAGTTCGTGGTGCTGGTCGGGCCGAGCGGCTGCGGCAAGTCCACCCTGCTCGACTTGCTGGCCGGCCTGACCACGCCGACCAGCGGCCAACTTCTGTTGCACGGCAAGCCGATCGACGGCCCCGGCCTTGATCGGGGCGTCGTGTTCCAGCAGTACGCCCTGTTGCCCTGGCGGACCGCGCTGGGCAACGTCGAGTTCGGCCTGGAGGCCACCGGGGTGCCGCGGCGGCAACGGGTCGCGCTGGCCCGTGAGTTCCTGGACCTGGTGGGGCTCAACGGGTTCGAGGACCGGCACCCGCACGAGCTGTCCGGTGGCATGCGGCAGCGGGTGGCGATCGCGCGCAGCCTGGCCTACGACCCCGAGGTACTGCTGATGGACGAGCCGTTCGCGGCGCTCGACGCGCAGACCCGGGAGTCGTTGCAGGACGAGCTGTTGCGGATCTGGCAGCGTACCGGCAAGACGATCGTGTTCATCACGCACGGCATCGACGAGGCTGTCTACTTGGGACAGACGGTCGCCGTGCTGACCTCGCGGCCGGGCCGGGTCAAGCGGACCGTTCGGATCGACCTGGGCAACCGCAGTGAGGTGCGGGACCTGCGCTCCAGCACGGAGTTCGGGCGGTACCGGCACGAGATCTGGGAGCTGCTGCACGACGAGGTGGCCCGGGCGCAGCGCTTGGAGGTGGCGCGATGA
- a CDS encoding ABC transporter permease — translation MSTVELAIPLARRATLGLGFLRKILYRSAAIIALLAVWEAAPRLGLVDSTFLPPFSEVMVAWWQLLADGQLLDNTVASLGRSLTGFGLAVAVAVPLGLLIGWYRPVAELLGPLLEVFRNTAALALLPVFVLLLGIGETSKVSIVLYACVWPILLNTISAVRTVDPTLLKLARSLDLSPLRLFQKVILPAAAPTVFTGIRLAGAVSILVLVAAEMVGAKAGLGYLVNAAQFNFAIPQMYAGIVTISVIGVVFNQLLVALERRFTSWRREKS, via the coding sequence ATGAGCACGGTCGAGCTTGCTATTCCATTGGCGCGCAGGGCAACCCTCGGCCTGGGCTTCCTACGTAAGATCCTCTACCGGTCGGCCGCGATCATCGCCCTGTTGGCCGTCTGGGAGGCCGCCCCACGACTCGGGCTGGTGGACTCCACGTTCCTGCCGCCGTTCTCCGAGGTCATGGTGGCGTGGTGGCAGCTGTTGGCCGACGGTCAGCTGCTGGACAACACGGTGGCCAGCCTGGGCCGTTCGCTGACCGGATTCGGCTTGGCGGTCGCCGTGGCCGTGCCGCTCGGGCTGCTCATCGGCTGGTACCGCCCGGTGGCCGAGCTGCTCGGGCCGCTGCTCGAGGTGTTCCGCAACACCGCCGCGCTGGCCCTGCTGCCGGTTTTCGTGCTGCTGCTGGGCATCGGCGAGACGTCGAAAGTGTCGATCGTGCTGTACGCCTGCGTGTGGCCGATCCTGCTGAACACCATCAGCGCTGTCCGCACTGTCGACCCGACCCTGCTGAAACTGGCCCGCTCGCTGGATTTGTCGCCGCTGCGGCTGTTCCAGAAGGTGATCCTGCCGGCGGCCGCGCCGACCGTGTTCACCGGCATCCGGCTGGCCGGCGCGGTGTCCATTCTCGTGCTGGTGGCGGCCGAGATGGTCGGGGCCAAGGCCGGCCTCGGCTACCTGGTCAACGCCGCGCAGTTCAACTTCGCGATCCCGCAGATGTACGCGGGCATCGTGACCATCTCGGTCATCGGGGTGGTGTTCAACCAGCTCCTGGTCGCACTGGAACGACGGTTCACGTCCTGGCGAAGGGAAAAGTCATGA
- a CDS encoding TauD/TfdA dioxygenase family protein has product MTATTGFEVRRVGGRIGAEIVGVDLAAGIEPAIVTEINAALVEHKVLFFREQHLDDAGQTRFASLFGELTGAHPTVPSVDGQPHVLAVNGEEGVRANRWHTDVTFVRTPPKASTLRALVVPPYGGNTLVANAVAAYNDLPTPLREFADKLWAVHTNDYDYADPPVNSVAAERRKVFTSRKYRTAHPVVRVHPESGERGLFIGGFAQRIVGLNASESHDILRLLQSYVTRPENVARWRWSPGDVIFFDNRSTQHYAPDDYGDLPRLLHRVTLAGDVPVGVDGAQSYVLEGDEAEHYT; this is encoded by the coding sequence ATGACCGCGACAACGGGATTCGAGGTGCGCCGGGTCGGCGGCCGGATCGGGGCCGAGATCGTCGGCGTCGACCTCGCCGCCGGCATCGAGCCGGCCATCGTCACCGAGATCAACGCCGCCCTGGTCGAGCACAAGGTGTTGTTCTTCCGTGAGCAGCACCTCGACGACGCCGGCCAGACCCGGTTCGCCTCGCTGTTCGGCGAGCTGACCGGCGCGCATCCGACCGTGCCGTCCGTGGACGGGCAGCCGCACGTGCTGGCCGTGAACGGGGAGGAGGGCGTGCGGGCCAACCGCTGGCACACCGATGTCACCTTCGTGCGCACGCCGCCCAAGGCCAGCACGCTGCGGGCGCTCGTGGTACCGCCGTACGGTGGGAACACCTTGGTGGCCAACGCGGTCGCCGCGTACAACGATCTGCCGACTCCGCTGCGGGAGTTCGCCGACAAGTTGTGGGCCGTGCACACCAACGACTACGACTACGCCGATCCGCCGGTCAACTCCGTGGCGGCCGAACGCCGCAAGGTGTTCACGTCACGCAAGTACCGCACCGCCCATCCGGTGGTGCGGGTGCATCCCGAGTCGGGCGAGCGGGGCCTGTTCATCGGCGGCTTCGCGCAGCGCATCGTCGGGCTCAACGCCTCCGAGTCGCACGACATCCTGCGCCTGCTCCAGTCTTACGTGACGCGGCCGGAGAACGTCGCCCGCTGGCGTTGGTCGCCCGGTGACGTGATCTTCTTCGACAACCGCAGCACGCAGCACTACGCCCCGGACGACTACGGGGACCTGCCGCGGCTGCTGCACCGCGTGACCCTGGCCGGCGACGTGCCGGTCGGTGTCGACGGGGCGCAGAGCTACGTGCTCGAGGGCGATGAGGCGGAGCACTACACGTAA